The Bradyrhizobium barranii subsp. barranii genome segment CTGGGAAGCCGAGAGACCAGACCATTTGTAAGCCACGTGTACTCTTTGGGAGCAGTCTATGAAGAACCTCGTTTCGCGTTTCGTGAAGGACGAATCCGGCGCCACCGCCATTGAATACGGCCTGATCGCTGCCGGCATCGCGCTCGCGATCATCACCGTCGTCAACAACCTCGGCAGCTCGCTGAACACCAAGTTCGGCTCGATCTCGTCCAGCCTCAAGTAAGACCGGACGATCTGAGAGTTTCGAGAGCCCCGTCCCGGACGGGGCTCTTTTCTTTTGCGGGGTGGAGTGAGCCGGAGGCTGCTCGGCCTGCATGGTTCGCCCGGCGATGCAGAGCATCGTCCGGAGACGCTCGCTTTGGCGGGGCTCCTCACCATGAGGGTCTGATCTCTTGACGCAAAACGCGACCTCATCCCGAGGGCCCGCCGTAGGTGGGCGTCTCGAAGGATGGGCTCGCAGGCAAGCTTCCCGCTACGTTCTTCTTCAAAGCCCTCCATCCGGCGTTGCTTGGCTTGGCGCTCCCGTCCGTCCGGCGTGACGTTCTACGCATTTGCATCTTGTCATTCACTTTGAATAGTTGTTCAGTCCTTGCGGGACGATTTGCATCTATTGCAGGGACGACGCGTTCGGCCGCGCGGGGCGTGCGGCTGGCGTGTGGGACAGGAAGCGCGCCATGGTTTATCGGCGAACGCATCAAGTGGTGAAGCGCCTTGCGGCCAGGCGCAGTGCGATTCTTGCTGCGGCGCGGGAAGCTGCGGCGGAAGGCGGGATGGCGGCGGTGCAGATCGCGCCGGTTGCTGTACGGGCCAGTGTCGCGGCCGGAACGGTCTACCGCTACTTCCCGTCCAAGTCCGAGCTGATCTCCGAATTGATAGCCGAGGTGTCGCGCGACGAGCTCGCGGCGATCCGCCGGGCGGCCGATGCCGCGCCCGGCCCATCCTCGGCGCTGGCGGCGGCCGTCACCACCGTGGCGGTCCACACGCTGTCGCAGCGCAGGTTGGCCTGGGGCATCCTGGCCGAGCCGGTCGACGTCGATGTCAGCGCGTCCCGCCTCGCCAGCCGCCGCGAGATCGCCGGCGAGATGGCCGCGCGGATCGACGCCGCCGTGCGGGCCGGCCATTTGCCTGCGCAGGATACCGCGCTCGCCGCCACCGCGCTGTTGGGGGCGCTGCATGAGGCCCTGGTCGGGCCGCTCGCGCCCGATAATCTCGACGATCCCGCCAGGATGCGCGATGCGGTGCAGACCGTGACGCTGCTGGCCCTGCGCGCAGTCGGTGTGATGGACGCCCGCGCCAGGGGTCTGGTGGTGCAGCAGACGCT includes the following:
- a CDS encoding TetR family transcriptional regulator — protein: MVYRRTHQVVKRLAARRSAILAAAREAAAEGGMAAVQIAPVAVRASVAAGTVYRYFPSKSELISELIAEVSRDELAAIRRAADAAPGPSSALAAAVTTVAVHTLSQRRLAWGILAEPVDVDVSASRLASRREIAGEMAARIDAAVRAGHLPAQDTALAATALLGALHEALVGPLAPDNLDDPARMRDAVQTVTLLALRAVGVMDARARGLVVQQTLLPTAKALVGA
- a CDS encoding Flp family type IVb pilin, with the protein product MKNLVSRFVKDESGATAIEYGLIAAGIALAIITVVNNLGSSLNTKFGSISSSLK